From the Musa acuminata AAA Group cultivar baxijiao chromosome BXJ1-2, Cavendish_Baxijiao_AAA, whole genome shotgun sequence genome, one window contains:
- the LOC135609470 gene encoding uncharacterized protein LOC135609470 — MDIPFKKRRVSFSDLGEDQDDSNNTKEGRIAPQKTVSFKEERKKTNYWPQRQFSSPISDVNDVSDMEFAIAVAAAAYAITSMEEESINQNKTIEQLMHPTAKTKSKREDSIDKTPDYIRLIRWFTGKEAREDERESGNSSVKKPVTLPGKLLEEPGADHTISGKAKETNLTIKRTPTFSDEYLNETGSSSSVHGQNQKGQQASSVIKPTSFSSKENEAKRITNTTNVETEVDVWEREKMDKIRERYEKEISKTLEWENAKKLKAKRQLEHKEMDLKLKHSRALREYHNEVSRINKTAGGKRALAEERKKNNELKTKEKAHKRHYNRESSLCMFCF; from the exons ATGGACATTCCGTTCAAAAAGAGGAG GGTGAGTTTTTCTGATTTAGGAGAAGACCAGGACGACAGCAACAACACAAAGGAAGGAAGGATAGCTCCACAAAAAACTGTATCTTTCAAAGAAG AAAGGAAGAAGACAAACTACTGGCCCCAGAGGCAGTTTTCCAGCCCAATTAGTGATGTCAATGATGTGAGCGACATGGAGTTCGCAATTGCAGTTGCAGCAGCTGCATATGCTATTACTTCAATGGAAGAAGAATCGATAAACCAGAACAAGACAATTGAACAATTGATGCATCCTACAGCCAAGACAAAAAGCAAAAGAGAAGATAGCATAGACAAGACACCTGATTATATCAGACTAATCAGATGGTTTACTGGTAAAGAGGCAAGAGAAGATGAAAGAGAATCAG GTAATTCTTCAGTCAAAAAGCCAGTAACACTGCCAGGAAAGTTGCTGGAAGAACCTGGTGCTGATCACACGATATCAGGAAAAGCAAAGGAAACCAATCTAACCATCAAAAGGACACCAACTTTTTCTGATGAGTATCTAAATGAAACAGGAAGTAGTAGCTCAGTACATGGACAAAACCAGAAGGGCCAACAAGCATCATCCGTGATCAAACCGACATCGTTTTCTAGCAAAGAAAATGAAGCCAAGAGAATAACTAACACCACTAATGTGGAAACAGAAGTAGATGTATGGGAGAGAGAAAAGATGGACAAAATAAGAGAAAG gTATGAAAAGGAGATATCTAAGACTTTGGAATGGGAGAATGCCAAGAAGCTGAAAGCCAAACGCCAACTGGAGCACAAAGAG ATGGATCTCAAACTGAAACATTCAAGAGCATTACGAGAATATCATAATGAGGTATCAAGGATTAACAAAACTGCCGGTGGAAAAAGAGCCCTTgcagaagaaaggaaaaaaaacaatGAATTGAAGACAAAGGAGAAGGCACATAAGAGACACTATAACAGGGAAAGTTCTTTATGCATGTTCTGCTTCTGA